The proteins below come from a single Kitasatospora sp. NBC_00315 genomic window:
- a CDS encoding bifunctional DNA primase/polymerase produces MEDTSPGAPDRGSDSELPPLLIEAVSYAEDRHWEVAPGTWLVDGDGPARCSCGDLHCTLPGAHPTAEDWRARASAGPGVVRRWWTENPQASILLPTGRFFDALDVPELAGCLALARMERMGLQLGPVVAVPATSGQSGRRLLFLVLPGVLAKLPEMLRRLGWAPGRLDLVARGDGDWIVAPPSRVGPYSFAQWARPPSSANRWLLPDAAELINPLAYACGREAPSATAARQGRTAVPQHS; encoded by the coding sequence GTGGAAGACACCTCCCCAGGAGCCCCCGACCGGGGCAGCGACAGCGAACTGCCCCCGCTGCTCATCGAAGCCGTCAGCTACGCCGAGGACCGCCACTGGGAGGTCGCTCCCGGTACCTGGCTGGTCGACGGTGACGGTCCGGCCCGCTGCTCGTGCGGCGACCTCCACTGCACCCTGCCCGGCGCGCACCCGACCGCCGAGGACTGGCGCGCCCGGGCCAGTGCGGGCCCCGGCGTGGTGCGCCGCTGGTGGACGGAGAACCCGCAGGCGTCGATCCTGCTGCCGACCGGGCGCTTCTTCGACGCCCTGGACGTGCCGGAGCTGGCGGGCTGTCTGGCGCTGGCCCGGATGGAGCGGATGGGTCTCCAGCTCGGGCCAGTGGTCGCGGTGCCGGCCACCTCGGGCCAGTCCGGCCGGCGGCTGCTCTTCCTGGTCCTGCCCGGGGTGCTGGCCAAGCTCCCCGAGATGCTCCGCCGGCTGGGCTGGGCCCCGGGCCGGCTGGACCTGGTGGCCCGGGGAGATGGCGACTGGATCGTCGCACCGCCGTCCCGGGTCGGCCCGTACAGCTTCGCGCAGTGGGCCCGGCCGCCGTCCAGCGCGAACCGGTGGCTGCTGCCGGACGCGGCCGAGCTGATCAACCCGCTCGCGTACGCCTGCGGGCGGGAGGCCCCGTCGGCCACGGCGGCCCGGCAGGGCCGAACGGCGGTGCCCCAGCACTCCTGA
- a CDS encoding metal-dependent transcriptional regulator encodes MSGLIDTTEMYLRTILELEEEGITPMRARIAERLEQSGPTVSQTVGRMERDGLLRVAGDRHLELTEEGRRLAVRVMRKHRIAECLLVDVIGLEWEQVHEEACRWEHVMSETVERKVLAMLGHPTQSPYGNPIPGLDELGDTKAEGEGFDAALVTLDALRPGADGASVVVRRIGEPIQMDETLMRTLRRAGVRPGATVQVSAGGGGVVVGVGADAAELGKEIAAHVFVALA; translated from the coding sequence ATGTCTGGGCTGATCGACACGACCGAGATGTACCTTCGCACCATCCTGGAGCTGGAGGAAGAAGGCATCACCCCGATGCGCGCCCGGATCGCCGAGCGCCTTGAGCAGAGCGGCCCCACCGTCAGCCAGACCGTCGGCCGGATGGAGCGCGACGGCCTGCTCCGGGTCGCCGGGGACCGCCATCTCGAACTCACCGAGGAGGGCCGCCGGCTCGCGGTGCGGGTGATGCGCAAGCACCGCATCGCCGAGTGCCTGCTGGTCGACGTGATCGGGCTGGAGTGGGAGCAGGTGCACGAGGAGGCCTGCCGCTGGGAGCACGTGATGAGCGAGACGGTCGAGCGCAAGGTGCTCGCGATGCTCGGTCACCCCACCCAGTCCCCCTACGGGAACCCGATCCCCGGTCTGGACGAGCTCGGCGACACCAAGGCCGAGGGCGAGGGCTTCGACGCCGCCCTGGTCACCCTGGACGCGCTGCGTCCCGGGGCCGACGGGGCCAGCGTGGTGGTGCGGCGGATCGGCGAGCCGATCCAGATGGACGAGACCCTGATGCGCACGCTGCGCCGGGCCGGGGTCCGCCCGGGTGCGACCGTCCAGGTCTCCGCCGGTGGCGGCGGTGTGGTGGTCGGCGTCGGCGCGGACGCCGCCGAACTGGGCAAGGAGATCGCCGCGCACGTGTTCGTCGCGCTCGCCTAG
- a CDS encoding sugar isomerase domain-containing protein: protein MNDLVGQYFDAAIGHLQRVRTEEAGNIARAAELLADALAGGQRVFTYGAGHSSLAAQDVVYRAGGLVPVNLLDVPGMAGVTVRPAPLASALERVSGLATTTLDHTPARAGDLLFVISLSGRQVMPVELAQHARSRGLHVVGLTSLAYPAEVTSQHPSGTYLKDHCDVVLDNKIAVGDGELTVPGAATTFGPVSTIVTSALMQAVVASAVGLLAERGIEPPLFRSGNVDGGTEWNAKLMADNADRVFYTF, encoded by the coding sequence ATGAACGACCTGGTCGGGCAGTACTTCGACGCCGCGATCGGCCATCTCCAGCGGGTCCGCACCGAGGAGGCCGGCAACATCGCCCGGGCGGCGGAGCTGCTCGCGGACGCCCTCGCGGGCGGTCAGCGGGTCTTCACCTACGGCGCCGGCCACTCCTCGCTGGCCGCCCAGGACGTGGTGTACCGGGCCGGCGGGCTCGTCCCGGTGAACCTGCTGGACGTCCCCGGGATGGCCGGCGTCACCGTGCGGCCCGCTCCGCTCGCCAGCGCGCTGGAGCGGGTCTCCGGGCTGGCCACCACCACCCTGGACCACACCCCGGCCCGGGCCGGCGACCTGCTGTTCGTGATCTCGCTCTCCGGCCGCCAGGTGATGCCGGTGGAGCTGGCCCAGCACGCCCGCTCGCGGGGCCTGCACGTGGTCGGGCTCACCTCGCTGGCGTACCCGGCCGAGGTCACCTCCCAGCACCCGTCGGGGACGTACCTCAAGGACCACTGCGACGTGGTGCTCGACAACAAGATCGCGGTCGGCGACGGCGAGCTGACCGTGCCGGGCGCCGCGACCACCTTCGGACCGGTGTCCACCATCGTCACCAGCGCGCTGATGCAGGCCGTGGTGGCCTCCGCGGTCGGCCTGCTCGCGGAGCGCGGCATCGAGCCGCCGCTGTTCCGCTCCGGCAACGTCGACGGCGGCACCGAGTGGAACGCCAAGCTGATGGCGGACAACGCGGACCGGGTCTTCTACACCTTCTGA